A region of Malaclemys terrapin pileata isolate rMalTer1 chromosome 5, rMalTer1.hap1, whole genome shotgun sequence DNA encodes the following proteins:
- the MMAA gene encoding methylmalonic aciduria type A protein, mitochondrial isoform X2 translates to MNTLSLLLRFPHYRFLRKIYFKSFHSNFTPGSLFPYIQSFNSVCLYCTKWMLPASDLKRGMCYQATVDQQTQGLCDKEQRLVDKLYSGLIQGHRACLAEAITLIESTQSRKKEIAQVLIQKVLSYHREQEKLNKGKPLAFRVGLSGPPGAGKSTFIECFGKMLTERGHKVSVLAVDPSSSTSGGVGQSEFAVADMVDMFVLLLPPAGGDELQGIKRGIIEMADLVAITKADGDLVVPARRIQAEYVSAMKLLRKRSKVWRPKVMRMSAKTGEGISDMWDKMTEFHDLMLTSGELITKRRKQQKVWMWNLIQENMLDHFRSHLAVRDKIPLLEEKVLSGVLAPGLAADLLLKAFKDRP, encoded by the exons ATGAACACATTGTCATTGCTGCTAAGATTCCCTCATTACCGTTTTCTTAGAAAGATTTATTTCAAAAGCTTCCACTCAAATTTCACTCCTGGATCATTATTTCCATATATTCAATCTTTTAATTCAGTATGCTTGTATTGTACAAAGTGGATGTTGCCAGCAAGTGATTTGAAAAGAGGGATGTGTTATCAAGCAACCGTAGACCAACAAACACAGGGACTTTGTGACAAGGAACAGAGACTCGTAGACAAACTTTACAGTGGATTAATCCAAGGGCACAGAGCCTGCTTGGCAGAGGCCATTACTCTCATAGAATCAACTcagagcaggaaaaaggaaatagCCCAGGTGCTCATTCAGAAGGTATTATCCTACCACAGAGAACAAGAAAAGTTAAATAAAGGAAAACCGCTAGCCTTTAGAGTGG GATTGTCTGGTCCCCCTGGTGCTGGGAAATCAACATTTATAGAATGCTTTGGGAAAATGCTTACAGAGAGGGGACACAAAGTGTCTGTGCTGGCTGTGGACCCTTCCTCTAGCACAAGTGGTG GTGTGGGGCAATCAGAGTTTGCAGTTGCTGATATGGTTGATATGTTTGTTTTGCTGCTACCACCAGCAGGAGGAGATGAGTTACAG GGTATTAAACGGGGTATAATTGAGATGGCAGATCTAGTTGCTATAACTAAAGCTGATGGGGATTTAGTTGTGCCTGCACGGCGGATACAAGCAGAATATGTTAGTGCTATGAAACTACTTCGCAAGCGCTCTAAGGTTTGGAGACCAAAG GTAATGCGCATGTCTGCTAAAACTGGAGAAGGCATTTCAGATATGTGGGATAAAATGACAGAATTTCATGATCTCATGCTTACAAGTGGTGAGTTGATCACCAAACGACGGAAACAGCAGAAAGTGTGGATGTGGAATCTAATCCAAGAAAATATGCTGGACCATTTTCGGAGTCATTTAGCAGTGAGGGATAAGATTCCACTTTTAGAAGAAAAGGTTCTCAGTGGTGTCttggctccagggctggcagcagACCTATTACTGAAAGCATTCAAAGACAGACCTTAA
- the MMAA gene encoding methylmalonic aciduria type A protein, mitochondrial isoform X1, whose amino-acid sequence MNTLSLLLRFPHYRFLRKIYFKSFHSNFTPGSLFPYIQSFNSVCLYCTKWMLPASDLKRGMCYQATVDQQTQGLCDKEQRLVDKLYSGLIQGHRACLAEAITLIESTQSRKKEIAQVLIQKVLSYHREQEKLNKGKPLAFRVGLSGPPGAGKSTFIECFGKMLTERGHKVSVLAVDPSSSTSGGSLLGDKTRMTELSRDMNAYIRPSPTRGTLGGVTRTTNEAILLCEGGGYDIILVETVGVGQSEFAVADMVDMFVLLLPPAGGDELQGIKRGIIEMADLVAITKADGDLVVPARRIQAEYVSAMKLLRKRSKVWRPKVMRMSAKTGEGISDMWDKMTEFHDLMLTSGELITKRRKQQKVWMWNLIQENMLDHFRSHLAVRDKIPLLEEKVLSGVLAPGLAADLLLKAFKDRP is encoded by the exons ATGAACACATTGTCATTGCTGCTAAGATTCCCTCATTACCGTTTTCTTAGAAAGATTTATTTCAAAAGCTTCCACTCAAATTTCACTCCTGGATCATTATTTCCATATATTCAATCTTTTAATTCAGTATGCTTGTATTGTACAAAGTGGATGTTGCCAGCAAGTGATTTGAAAAGAGGGATGTGTTATCAAGCAACCGTAGACCAACAAACACAGGGACTTTGTGACAAGGAACAGAGACTCGTAGACAAACTTTACAGTGGATTAATCCAAGGGCACAGAGCCTGCTTGGCAGAGGCCATTACTCTCATAGAATCAACTcagagcaggaaaaaggaaatagCCCAGGTGCTCATTCAGAAGGTATTATCCTACCACAGAGAACAAGAAAAGTTAAATAAAGGAAAACCGCTAGCCTTTAGAGTGG GATTGTCTGGTCCCCCTGGTGCTGGGAAATCAACATTTATAGAATGCTTTGGGAAAATGCTTACAGAGAGGGGACACAAAGTGTCTGTGCTGGCTGTGGACCCTTCCTCTAGCACAAGTGGTG GCTCACTCTTGGGTGATAAAACACGGATGACTGAGTTGTCAAGGGACATGAATGCTTACATCAGGCCATCTCCAACGAGGGGGACGTTAGGAGGTGTGACTAGGACCACAAATGAAGCTATTCTGCTATGTGAGGGAGGAGGCTATGACATCATTCTTGTGGAAACAGTAG GTGTGGGGCAATCAGAGTTTGCAGTTGCTGATATGGTTGATATGTTTGTTTTGCTGCTACCACCAGCAGGAGGAGATGAGTTACAG GGTATTAAACGGGGTATAATTGAGATGGCAGATCTAGTTGCTATAACTAAAGCTGATGGGGATTTAGTTGTGCCTGCACGGCGGATACAAGCAGAATATGTTAGTGCTATGAAACTACTTCGCAAGCGCTCTAAGGTTTGGAGACCAAAG GTAATGCGCATGTCTGCTAAAACTGGAGAAGGCATTTCAGATATGTGGGATAAAATGACAGAATTTCATGATCTCATGCTTACAAGTGGTGAGTTGATCACCAAACGACGGAAACAGCAGAAAGTGTGGATGTGGAATCTAATCCAAGAAAATATGCTGGACCATTTTCGGAGTCATTTAGCAGTGAGGGATAAGATTCCACTTTTAGAAGAAAAGGTTCTCAGTGGTGTCttggctccagggctggcagcagACCTATTACTGAAAGCATTCAAAGACAGACCTTAA
- the MMAA gene encoding methylmalonic aciduria type A protein, mitochondrial isoform X3 has protein sequence MLTERGHKVSVLAVDPSSSTSGGSLLGDKTRMTELSRDMNAYIRPSPTRGTLGGVTRTTNEAILLCEGGGYDIILVETVGVGQSEFAVADMVDMFVLLLPPAGGDELQGIKRGIIEMADLVAITKADGDLVVPARRIQAEYVSAMKLLRKRSKVWRPKVMRMSAKTGEGISDMWDKMTEFHDLMLTSGELITKRRKQQKVWMWNLIQENMLDHFRSHLAVRDKIPLLEEKVLSGVLAPGLAADLLLKAFKDRP, from the exons ATGCTTACAGAGAGGGGACACAAAGTGTCTGTGCTGGCTGTGGACCCTTCCTCTAGCACAAGTGGTG GCTCACTCTTGGGTGATAAAACACGGATGACTGAGTTGTCAAGGGACATGAATGCTTACATCAGGCCATCTCCAACGAGGGGGACGTTAGGAGGTGTGACTAGGACCACAAATGAAGCTATTCTGCTATGTGAGGGAGGAGGCTATGACATCATTCTTGTGGAAACAGTAG GTGTGGGGCAATCAGAGTTTGCAGTTGCTGATATGGTTGATATGTTTGTTTTGCTGCTACCACCAGCAGGAGGAGATGAGTTACAG GGTATTAAACGGGGTATAATTGAGATGGCAGATCTAGTTGCTATAACTAAAGCTGATGGGGATTTAGTTGTGCCTGCACGGCGGATACAAGCAGAATATGTTAGTGCTATGAAACTACTTCGCAAGCGCTCTAAGGTTTGGAGACCAAAG GTAATGCGCATGTCTGCTAAAACTGGAGAAGGCATTTCAGATATGTGGGATAAAATGACAGAATTTCATGATCTCATGCTTACAAGTGGTGAGTTGATCACCAAACGACGGAAACAGCAGAAAGTGTGGATGTGGAATCTAATCCAAGAAAATATGCTGGACCATTTTCGGAGTCATTTAGCAGTGAGGGATAAGATTCCACTTTTAGAAGAAAAGGTTCTCAGTGGTGTCttggctccagggctggcagcagACCTATTACTGAAAGCATTCAAAGACAGACCTTAA